The Myxocyprinus asiaticus isolate MX2 ecotype Aquarium Trade chromosome 19, UBuf_Myxa_2, whole genome shotgun sequence nucleotide sequence AAGTCACACTTGTAAGGCCTCTCACCTGTGTGGCTGCGCCGATGCACGGTCAGATTGCTGCAGTTCTTGAACACCTTACCACAGAATTCACAGGTGTCACTCCGTCGGCTCTCCTTGGAGCTAGGTGGTCTCCCTGGCCTAGGACCCCTCAGCTGAAGGTGTGGTGTACTGCTTCCACTTCGCCCTGACATCCCACCCCCCTCTAGAATCTCCCCTGGAGGGGTGGAGAAGCGCAGGCTGCCTGTCTCAGATGAGGAGTGCTCGGAAGATGTGCCGAAAGGTGACTGCCTGGAGTCGCTGAAGCCCAGGAAGGGCTCCCTTATGAAGTGGTGGGATGCAGCATACCCAGCTAGCAACTGAGAGTACACATTTTCAGGGCAGACGATGGGAACCTGTGGCAACTCCACATCCTTCTCCACCTTGATCCTCTTGGCGGATGACCCAGAGAGGCTGGGACTGGAAATAGGCAGGGGCTTCCGGTAGAATAACGCTGAGATAGGATTCTCCGGATAGCAGCCTCTGCCGTTCACCATGGGCCGTCCGTCTCTGTCAATCTCCCTGGCTGCCGAATCTACATCTGTCTCTTCGCGTGGCCTGCTGCCCGGTGGCAGTCTCAAGTGATTGTCAAGATTATTGTATTGGTTTTCTGTCACTCTTTCAGATGCCAGAGGCTTCTCCTCTGGTGAAGGTCTTGGGCCATTCTCTCTGTTTCTGCTCAATTCTGAGTCCATGCTCAGGGTGGACTCAGGCCTGCTCCCGTTATGCTGTTCTTCCtcatcttcttcctcctcctcttcttcttcttcatcctCCTCATTATCCAATCCTTCCCTTGTGCCACTGTCCTCTATGTTCTTAAGCCCTTCTCCGGCTGAGTCCTGCCCTCCCTGCTCAGGTGAGCTCCCCATGGAGCCTGACTTGTGCATGTGGGTCTTCATGTGGCGCTTCAATTTGCTGGCCTGTGAACATGCATGGTCACAGAGATGACACTTATAGGGCCTTTCGCCAGTGTGGCTTCGTCTGTGCACTATCAAGTTGCTTTGGAACTTGAAAGTCTTGCCACAGAACTCGCAGGACTTGGCTTTGCCGACCTGGTTTAGTGGTGGTGAGGAATTGCCTCTGGATGGTACTGATTGTGGCTGTGAAGGTGAGGTTAGGAAAGGTGGAGGTTTGGAGCCATGCTGGAAAAGGCTGGGACTAAGAAGCCGATGCATTGGGGGTACACAGTTAGGGGAAAGAGGAGGGGTTGGCCCACCATTGTTGTTGTTGCCCGCCAATTCCCGAAGACGTTGAGAGAAGCCCATTGATTGTTCTATGCCCATAGGTGTCAGCCGCATCACCCTCTCAAATGCACTTGGATGCTGGGACAGGAGGCCCATTTCCTCTGGGCCAAGGCGTTCCAGAGGATGGCGGGGTGGTGGAGGGCTTACAAAAGAAGGGGTAGATGGCAAGCGGGTTTCCATGTACCCAGGGGGCAGTGGCTCTCGTAGCAGCGGGGCAGCCATACGTAACAGTTGAAAAGGGTTGCTGCCATCACCCAGAAAGCTGGCAAGAGGGGAGCGGGGCAGGGCATCAGCCCCCAGTGGTGGAGGAAGGGCCATGCGTGGGGTAAGTGAACAACTAGTAGGGTGGGTGTCCAGGTAGATTCGGATCCCATGGGTGTTCTGCGCATGCTGCAGCAGAAACCATGCACTGGAAAATGGCTGCTTACATGACGTGCAGATGTAACTGGAGGGCTCATCTTTTCCTGGAAGACACCAAAGAACATGAAtggaattaatatatatatatatatgtatatattagctATTAACTCTATGATTTGCTGCAAGTGGCGGTTTAGATAGCACACTTTCATAGCTTTCCATGTCATTCGCGCATCTGTTGGCTCTCGGTCATGGCTTTGAATGTAATCAAAGCCAAGAGTTTTGTATGGTTAGGTTCATGGATCATATCTGTTGAAAATTAAACAGGCAACATGTGTGAGACATCTCATTATGCTGCGGCGACATCCATTTTATAAGATGAAAATTACATCATCCTAAGAGGGGAGACAAGAGCTCTCTGATAGCCTAGCATGTTATCTATCACGCAGCAGAGCCTGCTGCTCTCTAAAGCCCCATCAGAGAGGATCTGCCCATACGTGACTCAACCAGGATCTAAGTCAGGGTGAGAGCAGGGCAGCTCCCTGAGGGCTAGAGCCTAACACAGATGACAGGTATCGCCCAAAGGCCAAAACACAATGTGCAAATGCTAATGTCAGCAAGACGTAAATATATAACTCCGCATTCAACACCCGACCTTTCACTATTTCCATATGGATATAATTATatggcaaaagaaagaaaaagataggGTTTAAGAAAGAAAGGGAATGAAAGAGTTGTGTTGAAAGGTTCATATTCTGACAGGTGCATAGCTACTAGACACACTCACCCATATACATGTTTGTGTATCATTTGAGAGAAATGTGGTTTGCAAATGCATGCCAATGAAGTCATGCCCATGCTTTTACACTGcaatgaaataaacatttatttgaatatcAATCCTTGCTTGTTTTGCAATATAATCAAAGCAAATAAGTTACATGTTTAATCTGTGATTGGATCACCAGAGATGTTAATATTGGATTGGATTGGATTGGTGTGATATTGGATATTTGTTTAGGTCATCATATTTCAAACAGGTTGTGTGAGTGGTTCTTTGCAGATATAACTTGGGGTTTGTCTGGTCTGACAAGCAGCTTTCTGATGTTTAGGacattgacaatttaagaggtTGTGTTGGACAGGTCTACAGGCTGCATTTAGTTTGGCTGGATACATTGCAGAAATCCCTTCTGTCACAAAGGctgtttattttccttttcagATCCTGGACTGGGGCCTAATTCTGTATATAATCAACGTGTCCAACAGTTCCAGTTCCAAAAATGCCTCATCAACATTTCATAATCTGCTGGTGGCAGGACTTAACAGAACATGGGATGGACAAAAGAAGAGAGTGTGATAGAGCATTCGTGCATGCACAAATATatgcatttgtgtatgtgtgtgcgtgtgcacttATCCTGGCATAACTGTGTGCTTGAGCTACTGCAATTTGCATCCTATCACATCATACAAAAAACACCATATGTTACTAAGGGACCGTGTCAGCTAACAGACAGACAGGCTTAATGACGACCAAAGACAAATTTCATCAACTTTCCAAACAAGccagaatgtgtgtgtgcgtttgtgtgtgtgtgagagagagagagagagagagagagagacccataGTGAATAAACTAGGATATGCTAATGACCCATCACAGATCTATGTCTTGTGACAGCAGCTTGTGTGGCACGATGGTGTGAAATTACCCAACAGGCACCTCAGGAACACATATCTCCATCTGATCATGGCtcattgggtgtgtgtgtgtgtgtgtgtgtgtgtgtgtgtgtgtgtgtgtatgtgtatgtatgtgtgcacgcCCACACTACAGAGACCTGGGAGGGCCATGTCATAGCAAAGCACTCCAGCCAATAAAAGTGCTCATTACAGAATCATTGCTGTTCGCTCTGTAATTCAATTTGCAGTAATTACCACAGTCCACATCCATGAAACCGTTCACTGCGGGCTGCAAAGGTCAACTGCTAGTTAGCAGAGAGCCTTTTCTCCTTTCAGTGTATTCATTGCAAGAGCCTAATAGCCCAATTTTCTTCCCTCTTGCACTTCAATAAATATTGCTGGGATTACAGGTTAAACAGCTAAATTGAGATGTGGCTGTTGTATTAGAGAGCAGGCTGTTGCAGTGCATGGCACTAACAAATCTGTAGTAGCATTCTCGCTGTGTTAAACAGCACTAGGATGTTGACAtgcatgtctctgtgtgtgtaggATATGTGATTAATGACACGCGTGGGTGTGTGGGTAGAGGGGGTCTTACACTAAAGTTATTCACCCTCTTGGGTATTACAAAACCTCAAGGCCAATTAACTTATCTTCAGGGACCTCCAACCTGGGTTTAGATATTTTGATTTCAACATTCTGTGGCAATTAATTTCCCTTTAAGAGCATAAATGCAGTGACAGAGAAGTCAGGAGGAGGGGCTGAGGGTGTTTTTTAATTATCTGCGAACAAATCTGGCAGACTTGGGAGCACTGCTGTTTCATGACGGAAATAACTTTAGCATTAGCTGCTGCTGTCATTAGCATTACCTGAGCATAAACCAATTACTCACTGAAGCTGAGCTAATGAAACAGTTGTTTGATGGTCACAATGTGTGATTGTGATGATGTCCCAATGCAAAGAAGAGTGTTCATGTGCAAATACATGCAATTTGTTTGATGATGTCACAATTGGAGGTCTGCCACCTGACCCAAACACAGACAAACCCTCAGGTTTTAggctgggttcgggtcagtttttcaaatatAACTTTGGGTTTCAAGTCAGGTTCATGTTTGCAATTAATgaaaaggggctgttcacaccaaacatgtttttgtgtgcgtCTACACTGTTGacagtcttgctgttttttcagcatcttgcacaggTCACCAGTGTTTTtttagacacctgcattctgtttcatttgttgtgctCCATCTAAcatttttagtgcaggtgtcacaaagattaaTTCTGAAgatcaggttgcaaagaggagtTCATTGCtctggtgtgctgaggggccaccgTATGATGTTAAAActctgtatgtttactgttaaaatactgttacaatgggaatgttgcctacgatgcttaacACTTAAACGCATACCTTAGGTCTTTAGAGAGAcaggacctcatttcaccccttgtacctcatccattttttgtgcccacacctctttaatatTCCTGAATCTATCTCTttgtaatacacacacaaaaagccaaaatttcaatttttttttttttttttataatggtaaatatataaagtaccaaaagtgtattgggtcattagagaccctaggtgtGCAATAGTgttgtttcttttaatattttatgattatttcatatctatataagttgaGTATCACATAATAactatttgattatttattacaagataaattagtACTATAGTCATACAATTAAATACTATAtaacgttgattttctgtgcaaaaatGGTGAATTATATGTATCCCAtttgtgtgtacacatacataatatacatgctaacagtatgatatgactattgtctttTGGGTGTaatattgaaattatgtaagttgtgcttcTATTTAGAcccaataagtgcctgagaaaatgcatatgtgtagcttatgtgttttgtgtagctcaatatgtgtttgacagccagttgcgtctcatgaaatttcagtgtgaaagtaatgaatcctgttctagatttgttgcattatctctttgatatatgaaaaataaaacttcaaaatatatacaaatacattttattttctaattgtcttgaacatatttaaaaacatttacactatctgggcattttgtagatccatttttgatTGATAAATACATCTCTATAGACCCGAATATGTaaaagtgtttggtgaaattcccatgcatttaagggttaaataaaatttgcaaaacagcctattgcaacaaatttacttgcttggagaagacaTTATAAAGTGACTGAGTGATTTCGGAATCAGGTTTAAAGTTTGACGCTACTGGTCTGGTTGGGTTGGGTCACAGGGTCTTGGGTATAGGCTGGGTTCGGGCTTATGACATATGTTCATGTATGCAACTCTTTTGATGATGCCACAATACAAGGATATATTTTTATGATGTcacaattagaggtcgaccgatatggttTTTTTTACTGGCCAATGCCAATATCCACAAGGCTGTGGCCAATAGGCCGatataatgccgatatatcacacaattaatGTAATAGTAAATGACATATACATAAATTGGCtaaaaatttattatatttactcaaaatttcacacaaaacttgaactttgtaaaaataattaaaaataggaTTTAATGTGTTTTAGATGCCAGTTTCTCCTGGTTTCTGTTTAGACTTCCCCTTTTAGTAATTgtttgcacataaagaaatttgtatgtaattttaagtaatacattaggaagaaagaaataacaacagtgcaCAAAGTAGTCCAGCATCCACAGATGGTACAGTATGTGCACATTAGCAATAGGTATCGgcattttcgagtaattttgtagttggGTAATCGAATCCACAAAaaacgagtaatcgattaatcaaaaataaaaatgtgagttAAAAATAGCAAGTATGATACAGTATGTGCGTGaaattgcaattttgttttattcacagaaGTTACCAAGAACGATTTAAAATTACAATAACCTCaacatactatgtttttattttaagaaaaaaattaaataaaatgaaaaatatacattaagaaaaatgaaaaaaataaataaaaataaacatttaaataacagtaaaaaacatttgcactcacactGAGCTTTTGCGTCTCGGCTGACCACGTGATCGGATCACcgaaaacgcatcttaataccaggtggaaacaggaccACAGAAAGATATATGAGCAACATCATGAGTCAGAGTGACACAGTTTTGATCCAGGCTATTATAAAACACGCTTCAGAAGAAGATATAAAAGCGCTCAACTGTAAgcagttttgtgaggtttgtgaattaaattGGTTAAAATAAGTATACACATATTTGTAGATAGTGATGATACAAGTTcttattgatatttttttatcattctcGGATTCTCGGTAACAAACTAATTTGCCAAATGGGAAAATCTATCTGCCAATGCTGATAATTTAAAAACACCAAATTTTGGCTGATTTATCAGCCTCTGCACTATATAGTTCGACCACTAGTCACAATACTAAAATAGCAATACAacagcatatgtgtgtgtacaaCTCGGGCCTGGCACTCTCACAGATCTGCCCCTCGAACCCGCTACATTCTGTGCTTTAGAATGCCACAGCAGTAGATTTGCATAAAGAACAAAGGACAAGGTGATGCCATGGGGACTATGGCACGCCTTCACTCCTCTCtggacccccccacccccaaatgtCCCCTCTGTGCACCTGTCACCAGCCGGCTGACACCTCACGCCGCCGTAACATGGGCCTTCATTAGCATGCCTGTGATTTGGGGCTCCCGGGGGCCTCACCTTGCATCACTAATGTCTTGTTTGTGATGATCGCGGCTAATCAGGGGGCCAGGCCACTATGCTAATGAGAAACACAGAGGTGCAGCATTCTGTGTAGGGAGACACCGCTGTCTGTGCCACCAACACACACTAGGGAATCAGCAATGTGGTTTGGATGTTAGAGTTTatgtgtgagaaagagaaagcAAGCTAAACAATGTTTCTGCATGGCTACACATGgaaaaaagttttgtttctttaaacTTTTGATGTAAAACTAATAATCTGAaatcaatttaaaggtaatgtttGACATTTTTGGATGGTacaatattttctcctatctcaGTTTTATGTGCAGAGACATCTAGAAGTAAATCATTTGCTGGCTGGTTTCTCTTAAAAGTTTAAACAATGTGGCTTGAtagcgctatcaaaacattgctctgtttgttttatcATCCTGACTAACCtggcacagcaacattggctcaatcaatagtgtgagtttggggtgggactatctgttttttctcTTTCGACCAGTGGATGACGGGGAGAGTCAATTGCAGTTGGTGACATTAGCGGCCCAGAAATTACTTCACCTTAAAAGTTTGCAATTGATATCCTTCTCTCACTGTCATTCTGTCTTAGATTTCTTTCATTCCTCATGATAGATGTAATCCTACATTGATTGAGCTGTGAGCCTGAATAGCCCATCAGGTTGGCTTTGATAAATGATTATGACAGTGAAATAAATGATTTTGGCAGGAAAATGGCATGGAGGGAGCCAGACCACGCTGGAGCCAAAACCACCCTACTGCCTTTCTGAAGGTagcccatttttttttaatgctaaattCCAAAGCCTgctgtgcgtgtgcgtgtgcgtgtgtgcgtgcgtgcgtgtgtgtgcgcacatcCTTTTTGATTTGCACTAAATGAAGTCCTAAAAAACTTTAAATGATTTTAGGACTGAAATGTCTCTTTTTACTCTTCTTTTCCCATGAATTATCAGTGTTTGAAGACCCACTAAAACCACAAAACTAATTTACTTATTCAGTATTTGTCtggttttcaataaatatatctaaaaaatttacttgagaagcaaaattgcatttgaaaataagactcatttttgtatattctgaatttatttttcttaccccattagcattgttgttttcttgttgtaagcataaacctcattaaagtttgctagatttatgcttaaaggaTCATGAAACTCCCTGTTTCGGCACATTTGAGCTCTCACATTAGAAAAATAAATGCCAGCCAAAGTGGGCGTGGTCAGCAGTGGAGTGAGGGAAGAAGGGGGAGTTAACACAACAACTGTCTGATCCTGTCCCTCAGCTTTATTTAACTAATGCAGTTAACAGCAACAAAGATTCTTACATTGACAACATTTTTGTAAGCTTaacacattaaaggtgcaatatgtaatatatttactgtactaaagcataaaattatcataatatgttatcagagatttaggaaacatgctaagttgaaatactgacttctccgaaaacaatgctacagccagtatattctactttgaaatgtccgttccgggccagaatttctgtttgtgttttggcctgtgtgatcccgcccactgcctaTTTCCCAATAGTATTCCGACacaccgggttgccagatttgaaacaagttagcgggcaaacaaaacgtgctgcagccatggaagccagcaacacatctagctaacattgacagagttataaaaaatccacatgagctggtttataatttgcaaacaataaaaacattgcaaacatatatcttagctgatcaacttacagtgtaaggctcgtcacttgccattgtcagtttgctcgttcctgttgcgtgtcttcaacctggcaacccacgtgaggttcgagtctggggaggagggggcgggggagacaactctctccaatattttgaatttggactgcagtacctattttaaacttttgatgtcaatgttacatattgctcctttaaggatGGATAGATCAATAGCGtatgtgtctgagacagtcaatgtAAACcccatctcaaacgagcctaggTCCACCTCTCCGCATATCTCTAAACActcacattaataaatgcatgttGCATGACTGAAAGCCTGTCCTGTCCCTCTATCAGCACTGCAGGGAAGCCATGACGTGATGTTGCAGTATATTACATGGAAACCTAGGTGTGAGCGATATGATCAAtatcttatatcacaatatgagtaattttatatcacgatatatatatatcacaatatagtatttttttttcaataaaaatcaataaatatatatcaaataactatattgtaatgcctatttttggtaaatccagtcagtgaattaaatacctcataaatgaaaatgactttaatgattaattttatttttatttgaaacttgactgtcaaagtaaaaaaaaaaaaatcagccttaCCAAAATGCTCAATTTCACATGATGCCACATTTCAGTATGATATGCTGATgaccagtattattattattataaactttcatcaagaaactcaagatcttctGAAAGCA carries:
- the LOC127410293 gene encoding B-cell lymphoma/leukemia 11B-like; protein product: MSRRKQGNPQHLSLTQRDTIPTAVDHDVGAEQCPSEVSLASPVFEAGESDLLTCGQCQTNFPLGDILVFIEHKRRLCPGPGACFDKPSDCGGSPSPRPPRAEVCRRSGPVEVGIQVTPAEEEEKRLTPARGICPKQEGVPTGKDEPSSYICTSCKQPFSSAWFLLQHAQNTHGIRIYLDTHPTSCSLTPRMALPPPLGADALPRSPLASFLGDGSNPFQLLRMAAPLLREPLPPGYMETRLPSTPSFVSPPPPRHPLERLGPEEMGLLSQHPSAFERVMRLTPMGIEQSMGFSQRLRELAGNNNNGGPTPPLSPNCVPPMHRLLSPSLFQHGSKPPPFLTSPSQPQSVPSRGNSSPPLNQVGKAKSCEFCGKTFKFQSNLIVHRRSHTGERPYKCHLCDHACSQASKLKRHMKTHMHKSGSMGSSPEQGGQDSAGEGLKNIEDSGTREGLDNEEDEEEEEEEEEDEEEQHNGSRPESTLSMDSELSRNRENGPRPSPEEKPLASERVTENQYNNLDNHLRLPPGSRPREETDVDSAAREIDRDGRPMVNGRGCYPENPISALFYRKPLPISSPSLSGSSAKRIKVEKDVELPQVPIVCPENVYSQLLAGYAASHHFIREPFLGFSDSRQSPFGTSSEHSSSETGSLRFSTPPGEILEGGGMSGRSGSSTPHLQLRGPRPGRPPSSKESRRSDTCEFCGKVFKNCSNLTVHRRSHTGERPYKCDLCSYACAQSSKLTRHMKTHGQFGKEVYRCEICHMPFSVYSTLEKHMKKWHGEHLMTNEVKLEQPDRA